The Zootoca vivipara chromosome 4, rZooViv1.1, whole genome shotgun sequence genome has a segment encoding these proteins:
- the LOC118085758 gene encoding 2-oxoglutarate receptor 1-like — protein LKELNMTTVGTEPGGMANFSSLQSPWTTFGNCTDEGATFQDIYIPLIYSVLFLVCFPGNIIVISVYVFKMRPWKSSTIIMLNLAITDLLYVSCLPFLIQYYASGENWMFGEFMCKLIRFNFYFNTYSSILFLTCYSLFRFIVVVYPMNCFSIQKRRWAIAACAVLWVVSLLLASPIFRVITVQQSAHRWICQDLTNSADLFTVRWYNWLLTTFAFFLPLVTVTLCYAVIIYTLARGPHTGTAYKQKARLLAMVLLVVFYVCFLPFHIFRGVRIELMIHPANCNTMQRVRDIFTVTQSLASLNTFGNLILYVALGDNFQQAILSICKLIMKTNKK, from the coding sequence ctcaaagaattgaATATGACAACTGTGGGCACCGAACCTGGAGGCATGGCTAATTTCTCCTCTTTGCAGAGTCCATGGACTACCTTCGGAAACTGCACTGATGAAGGCGCTACATTTCAGGACATCTATATCCCTCTAATTTATAGCGTTCTCTTTCTGGTGTGCTTTCCTGGGAACATTATTGTCATTTCTGTGTATGTCTTCAAAATGAGGCCCTGGAAAAGCAGCACTATCATTATGTTAAACTTGGCCATTACAGACCTGCTATACGTGTCTTGCCTTCCATTCCTGATACAATACTACGCCAGTGGAGAAAACTGGATGTTTGGAGAATTCATGTGCAAGCTTATCCGGTTCAACTTTTACTTCAACACGTACAGCAGCATCCTCTTCCTCACCTGCTACAGCCTCTTCCGTTTTATTGTCGTCGTCTATCCAATGAACTGCTTTTCCATTCAGAAACGGAGGTGGGCCATTGCTGCCTGTGCTGTACTTTGGGTTGTTTCCCTGTTGCTGGCCAGCCCAATATTCCGCGTGATTACGGTGCAACAAAGCGCCCACCGATGGATTTGCCAGGATCTTACTAACTCTGCAGATTTGTTCACGGTGAGGTGGTATAACTGGCTCCTAACGACATTTGCTTTCTTCTTGCCTTTGGTAACTGTCACTCTTTGCTATGCTGTGATTATCTACACCTTGGCAAGAGGGCCTCACACTGGCACTGCTTACAAGCAAAAGGCTCGCCTGCTGGCCATGGTCCTCCTGGTTGTCTTCTATGTCTGTTTCTTGCCATTTCACATCTTCAGAGGAGTTCGCATTGAGCTAATGATCCACCCTGCGAACTGCAACACAATGCAGAGAGTCCGGGATATTTTTACTGTGACTCAGTCCTTAGCATCACTGAATACCTTTGGCAACTTAATACTTTATGTTGCATTGGGTGATAACTTCCAGCAGGCCATTCTTTCTATCTGCAAACTGATCATGAAGACAAATAAGAAATAG